A single Rubrivivax gelatinosus IL144 DNA region contains:
- the trhA gene encoding PAQR family membrane homeostasis protein TrhA, producing the protein MSTITARPQTLAEEVANAISHGIGFLLAVASLPILVVFSGPRAGTGYVVGACVFSVTMMVLYLASSVYHALPAGRLKQWFQRVDHAAIFLFIAGSYTPFALGPLHGAWGWSLLVAVWAIAIVGIVAKAFDRLAHPLWSTGLYVGMGWLVLVAIGPLVAHMSTVGLVMLVAGGLAYTGGAVFYLLDSRLRFAHFVWHLFVIAGSVCHFFAALLHAAGTPA; encoded by the coding sequence ATGAGCACGATCACCGCCCGCCCCCAGACGCTGGCCGAGGAGGTCGCCAACGCGATCAGCCACGGCATCGGATTCCTGCTCGCCGTGGCTTCGCTGCCGATCCTGGTGGTGTTCTCGGGCCCACGCGCGGGCACGGGCTACGTCGTCGGCGCCTGCGTCTTCTCGGTGACGATGATGGTGCTGTACCTGGCCTCGTCTGTGTACCACGCGCTGCCGGCCGGGCGGCTCAAGCAGTGGTTCCAGCGCGTGGACCACGCGGCGATCTTCCTCTTCATCGCCGGCAGCTACACGCCGTTCGCGCTGGGGCCGCTGCACGGCGCCTGGGGCTGGTCGCTGCTCGTCGCGGTATGGGCCATCGCCATCGTCGGCATCGTCGCCAAGGCCTTCGACCGGCTGGCGCACCCGCTGTGGTCCACCGGCCTGTACGTCGGCATGGGCTGGCTGGTGCTGGTGGCGATCGGGCCGCTGGTCGCGCACATGTCGACCGTCGGGCTGGTGATGCTGGTCGCCGGCGGCCTGGCCTATACCGGCGGCGCGGTCTTCTACCTGCTGGACAGCCGCCTGCGCTTCGCGCACTTCGTCTGGCACCTGTTCGTCATCGCCGGCAGCGTCTGCCACTTCTTCGCCGCGCTGCTGCACGCGGCCGGCACCCCGGCCTGA
- a CDS encoding ABC transporter substrate-binding protein yields MTSRRHLLLAAGATAIGAPALVRAQTLEKPKLTLAVGGKNLLYYLPLTLAEQLGYFKAEGLDVSIVDFAGGAQALRALVGGSADVVSGAFEHTVNMQAKGQRLRAFVLQGRAPQVVLGVNPKTLPGYRVPADLKGKKIGVTAPGSSTNVMVNYFLARAGLRPSDVSIVGVGASQGAVAAMRAGQIDAISNLDPVISLLRRGNEIRIVSDTRIVAEADKLFGGPMPAGCLYAPQAFVDRNPTTVQALANAIVRADKWIQKAGAGDILKAVPESYQLGDRAIYVDAFLAAKGALSPDGTIPEAGAATALRALQSIDESLKSAKFDLPAAWTNDFVRRANTKYPNG; encoded by the coding sequence ATGACTTCCAGACGCCATCTCCTCCTCGCCGCCGGCGCGACCGCGATCGGCGCTCCGGCGCTCGTGCGCGCCCAGACGCTCGAGAAGCCGAAGCTGACGCTGGCCGTCGGCGGCAAGAACCTGCTGTATTACCTGCCGCTCACCTTGGCCGAGCAGCTGGGCTACTTCAAGGCCGAGGGCCTGGACGTCTCGATCGTCGACTTCGCCGGCGGCGCCCAGGCGCTGCGTGCGCTGGTCGGCGGCAGCGCCGACGTCGTCTCGGGCGCCTTCGAGCACACGGTCAACATGCAGGCCAAGGGCCAGCGCCTGCGCGCTTTCGTGCTGCAGGGCCGCGCGCCGCAGGTGGTTCTGGGCGTGAACCCGAAGACGCTGCCCGGCTACCGCGTGCCGGCCGACCTGAAGGGCAAGAAGATCGGCGTCACCGCGCCGGGCTCGTCGACCAACGTGATGGTCAACTACTTCCTGGCGCGCGCCGGGCTCAGGCCGAGCGACGTGTCCATCGTCGGCGTCGGCGCCTCGCAGGGTGCGGTGGCGGCGATGCGCGCCGGGCAGATCGACGCGATCAGCAACCTCGACCCGGTGATCTCGCTGCTGCGCCGCGGCAACGAGATCCGCATCGTCTCGGACACGCGCATCGTCGCCGAGGCCGACAAGCTCTTCGGCGGGCCGATGCCGGCCGGCTGCCTGTACGCGCCGCAGGCCTTCGTCGACCGGAACCCGACGACGGTGCAGGCGCTGGCCAACGCCATCGTGCGCGCCGACAAATGGATCCAGAAGGCCGGGGCCGGCGACATCCTGAAGGCCGTGCCCGAGAGCTACCAGCTCGGCGACCGCGCGATCTACGTCGACGCCTTCCTCGCCGCCAAGGGCGCGCTGTCGCCCGACGGCACGATCCCCGAAGCCGGCGCGGCGACCGCGCTGCGCGCGCTGCAGAGCATCGACGAGTCGCTCAAGAGCGCCAAGTTCGACCTGCCCGCGGCCTGGACGAACGACTTCGTCCGGCGGGCGAACACGAAGTACCCGAACGGCTGA